The proteins below are encoded in one region of Methanofollis aquaemaris:
- a CDS encoding small multi-drug export protein, producing the protein MTGMLLTKEVSFHPNPVVDRAVKLALPFGLVAALLISLFLTTPHEDYLTLAGLLAAYIVPPAGKESVIPVGIGLGEPWWLLAMIIVVIDLSTSLFVALNLDLTLKIPFVGPWIGRVMEGGHSYIEAHPWLGRLSTVGLTIFVIVPFQGSGGMNATILGRIMGLTPAVVVGCVLTGSVISSFGIALGTTALLSLFRESVFLGCGALLAVVALLGGIVLLWKRYAPAV; encoded by the coding sequence ATGACAGGGATGCTGCTCACCAAGGAGGTCTCATTCCACCCCAACCCCGTGGTCGATCGGGCGGTAAAACTGGCCCTCCCCTTCGGACTCGTCGCCGCTCTACTCATTTCTCTTTTCCTGACCACGCCTCACGAGGACTACCTGACCCTCGCGGGACTGCTTGCGGCGTACATCGTCCCGCCGGCCGGGAAAGAATCGGTGATCCCGGTGGGGATAGGGCTTGGAGAACCCTGGTGGCTCCTGGCGATGATCATCGTCGTCATCGATCTGAGCACCTCGCTCTTTGTCGCCCTCAACCTCGACCTGACCCTGAAGATCCCGTTCGTCGGCCCATGGATCGGACGGGTGATGGAGGGTGGCCATTCGTACATCGAGGCCCACCCCTGGCTCGGGCGCCTCTCCACCGTCGGACTGACCATCTTTGTGATCGTTCCGTTCCAGGGTTCCGGCGGGATGAATGCCACCATCCTCGGACGGATCATGGGACTGACCCCCGCAGTCGTGGTGGGGTGCGTGCTGACCGGGAGCGTCATCAGCAGTTTCGGGATCGCCCTCGGAACCACCGCCCTTCTCTCCCTCTTCAGGGAGAGTGTGTTCCTGGGGTGCGGGGCCCTCCTGGCGGTCGTCGCCCTGCTCGGCGG
- a CDS encoding small multi-drug export protein: MAGGGRVLSYADLRGRFGRLVLPLLLYPLYVLFLFLVFPDEAVFYTGLMAAYVVPPVGREALIPLAAALGQPWWLTALTCTYVDVVGCLVVALNFDLVLSLPYVGPWLAGVVETGRTVLERRPWLLGLSYAGLVLFTSLPMEGSGGVGGAVVGRLLGLGERWVICGVTLGAAVGSTLLALGAETALSLAGGGLILGIVLLLVLVAAGYMLRRVALLDKGPTPTYRER, from the coding sequence ATGGCCGGAGGAGGGCGGGTACTTTCATATGCAGACCTGCGTGGGCGTTTCGGGAGGCTGGTCCTCCCTCTTCTCCTCTACCCCCTCTACGTTCTTTTTCTCTTTCTCGTCTTCCCCGATGAGGCGGTCTTCTATACGGGCCTGATGGCGGCCTATGTCGTCCCGCCGGTCGGGCGTGAGGCGCTCATCCCGCTGGCCGCGGCCCTCGGCCAACCCTGGTGGCTGACCGCGCTCACCTGCACCTATGTGGACGTCGTCGGCTGCCTCGTCGTCGCCCTCAACTTTGATCTCGTTCTCTCCCTCCCCTATGTCGGGCCGTGGCTGGCCGGTGTGGTCGAGACCGGCAGGACCGTTCTCGAACGGAGGCCCTGGCTCCTGGGCCTCTCGTACGCGGGGCTCGTTCTCTTCACCTCCCTGCCGATGGAGGGTTCGGGCGGGGTCGGCGGAGCGGTGGTGGGCCGGCTCCTGGGCCTTGGCGAACGCTGGGTGATCTGTGGTGTCACTCTCGGAGCAGCAGTCGGGTCGACCCTCCTTGCCCTCGGGGCCGAGACAGCCCTCTCTCTTGCGGGCGGGGGACTTATTTTGGGGATCGTTCTTCTCCTCGTTCTCGTCGCCGCGGGGTATATGCTTCGCCGCGTGGCTCTCCTTGATAAGGGGCCGACACCAACCTACAGAGAGAGATGA
- a CDS encoding FAD synthase: MRRVVATGTFDLLHPGHLFYLEESKKLGDELWVIVARDVNVRHKPQPIIPQEQRLAMVRALKPVDHARLGVEGDIFDPIREIDPDVITLGFNQFFKEDDLKRALQERGLRADVARIGRYEGPLASSSQIVGRILEERTRR; the protein is encoded by the coding sequence GTGAGGCGGGTCGTCGCCACCGGCACCTTTGACCTCCTCCACCCCGGCCACCTCTTCTATCTGGAGGAGTCGAAGAAGCTCGGCGACGAGCTCTGGGTGATCGTCGCACGGGACGTCAATGTCCGCCACAAACCGCAGCCGATCATCCCGCAGGAGCAGCGCCTCGCGATGGTTCGGGCCCTCAAGCCGGTCGACCACGCGCGGCTCGGGGTGGAGGGCGACATCTTCGACCCGATCAGAGAGATCGATCCCGACGTGATCACCCTCGGTTTCAACCAGTTCTTCAAAGAGGACGATCTGAAGAGGGCCTTACAGGAGCGGGGGCTGCGGGCCGACGTGGCGAGGATCGGACGATACGAAGGGCCGCTTGCCAGTTCGTCCCAGATCGTCGGGCGGATCCTCGAAGAGCGAACCCGGCGCTGA
- a CDS encoding Mov34/MPN/PAD-1 family protein translates to MKIRGISADLLDLLLRLGAENHPNEFAAILRETDGVISELNLVPGTTSNEESASVFLDMLPLDTHTAGSAHSHPNGVIRPSDADLGFFPRTGRYHLIIGWPYGPDDWRCFTASGQPYDLEVIR, encoded by the coding sequence ATGAAGATCAGAGGCATCTCTGCCGACCTTCTTGACCTCCTCCTCAGGCTCGGGGCGGAAAACCATCCGAACGAGTTTGCCGCGATACTCAGGGAGACCGACGGCGTCATCAGCGAACTCAACCTCGTACCCGGGACGACGAGCAATGAGGAAAGCGCCAGCGTCTTTCTGGATATGCTTCCCCTCGACACCCACACCGCGGGGAGCGCGCACTCCCATCCGAACGGGGTCATCCGTCCTTCCGACGCGGACCTCGGTTTTTTCCCCAGGACCGGGCGCTACCACCTCATCATCGGGTGGCCGTACGGCCCTGACGACTGGCGGTGCTTCACCGCCAGCGGCCAGCCCTACGACCTGGAGGTGATCCGGTGA
- a CDS encoding dihydropteroate synthase-like protein, which yields MRILLPTGEATAAVVRKVAAGFDAEVVVTGEIAAFLTPGQLREIIVRGEYDLVMVSGMSTASFAAVEEETGVPIYLGPRHAADLGMVLSRIGRVVLSRTVPADELFAAERREAAYRRIAAAEAAAEPEIMIREVKIGGGSRMKVLAEIMDAHRHPDLRAAVEDFFARGADIVDLGFGFDAAPADVERCFAALEGIDGPLAADTQDPTLILAALPRADLILSLHEGNIPAVGAAVAAAGAAAVVVPGETGLDANLAAARGAGIGALIADPLLQPAGSGLVDSLGNFADIGCPLFFGAGNVVELIDADSVGANALLAACAHEVGAAVIFTSEHSDKTRGSVAEMRRATEMMAALGEHPYPKDLGIDLLVLKEKRRRQEPLPEGEVVDVSPAPEEFVPDPAGNIRIAVDGGMILAAQKGRLYRGRTAADLTAALIGDGCVTRLDHAAYLGRELARAELALALGRSYVQDGPF from the coding sequence ATGCGGATCCTGCTCCCTACCGGCGAGGCGACCGCCGCGGTCGTTCGGAAGGTCGCCGCCGGTTTTGACGCGGAGGTGGTGGTCACCGGCGAGATCGCCGCGTTCCTCACCCCCGGCCAGTTGCGGGAGATCATCGTTCGGGGCGAGTATGACCTGGTGATGGTCTCAGGAATGTCGACGGCCTCCTTTGCAGCGGTCGAGGAGGAGACCGGCGTCCCGATCTATCTGGGGCCGCGCCATGCGGCCGACCTGGGAATGGTCCTCTCGCGTATCGGGAGGGTGGTCCTTTCACGGACGGTCCCGGCCGACGAACTCTTCGCAGCCGAACGACGTGAGGCGGCATACCGGCGGATCGCCGCGGCCGAGGCGGCGGCCGAGCCTGAGATCATGATCAGGGAGGTCAAGATCGGCGGCGGATCGCGGATGAAGGTGCTCGCCGAGATCATGGATGCCCACCGTCACCCCGACCTCCGTGCGGCGGTGGAGGACTTCTTCGCGCGGGGCGCCGACATCGTCGACCTGGGTTTCGGGTTCGATGCCGCGCCCGCCGATGTCGAACGATGTTTCGCGGCACTGGAAGGGATCGACGGTCCCCTCGCCGCCGACACCCAGGACCCGACCCTGATCCTGGCGGCGCTCCCGAGGGCGGACCTGATCCTCTCCCTCCATGAAGGAAACATCCCGGCGGTGGGGGCTGCTGTGGCCGCGGCCGGGGCGGCGGCAGTCGTCGTCCCCGGCGAGACCGGGCTTGACGCGAATCTCGCCGCCGCGAGGGGGGCCGGGATCGGTGCCCTCATCGCCGACCCCCTCCTCCAGCCAGCGGGATCGGGGTTGGTGGACTCGCTCGGGAACTTCGCGGACATTGGGTGCCCCCTCTTCTTTGGGGCGGGCAATGTTGTCGAACTCATCGACGCCGACTCGGTCGGGGCCAACGCCCTCCTGGCCGCGTGTGCCCATGAGGTCGGGGCCGCCGTGATCTTCACCAGCGAACACTCGGACAAGACGAGGGGGTCGGTGGCCGAGATGCGTCGGGCGACCGAGATGATGGCCGCCCTCGGCGAGCACCCGTACCCCAAGGATCTCGGGATCGACCTCCTCGTCCTCAAGGAGAAACGCCGCCGGCAGGAACCGCTTCCTGAGGGAGAGGTCGTCGACGTGTCCCCCGCACCTGAGGAGTTCGTCCCCGACCCTGCCGGGAACATCAGGATCGCCGTTGACGGCGGAATGATCCTCGCCGCTCAGAAGGGGCGGCTCTATCGCGGCCGCACCGCCGCCGACCTGACCGCTGCTCTCATCGGAGACGGATGCGTCACCCGCCTCGACCATGCCGCCTATCTGGGCCGGGAACTGGCACGGGCCGAACTGGCCCTCGCCCTGGGCAGGAGTTATGTCCAGGACGGACCGTTCTGA
- a CDS encoding PHP domain-containing protein: protein MLRCDLHVHSRYSRDGESSIEEILRRAEAVGLDAVAITDHDTVEGALAALSYKSPVIVIPGTEISTKQGHLLALGVSEAFPKGMDFFEAVHRAREAGAVLILPHPYHMWRHGVGQKLKAGPSLVDAIEVFNSRYITGTANRKAAMVARSLGKPCVGGSDAHQARFVGYGYTLVDAEPDLASILEAIRAGRTAAGGRMTPLKSYTRQSLKSSWKKIKARIPK, encoded by the coding sequence ATGCTGAGATGCGACCTGCATGTCCACTCACGCTATTCACGCGACGGTGAGAGCAGTATCGAGGAGATCCTCAGACGGGCCGAGGCCGTTGGGCTCGACGCCGTGGCGATCACCGACCACGACACCGTCGAGGGCGCGCTCGCTGCGCTCTCGTACAAAAGTCCGGTCATTGTCATTCCCGGAACCGAGATCTCGACAAAACAGGGGCACCTCCTGGCGCTCGGCGTCTCCGAGGCCTTCCCGAAAGGCATGGACTTCTTCGAAGCCGTCCACCGCGCTCGGGAGGCGGGGGCCGTCCTCATCCTTCCCCACCCGTACCATATGTGGCGCCACGGCGTCGGACAGAAACTGAAGGCCGGGCCGTCCCTGGTGGACGCCATCGAGGTCTTCAACAGCCGCTACATCACAGGCACCGCGAACCGGAAGGCAGCCATGGTCGCCCGATCCCTCGGCAAACCCTGCGTCGGCGGGAGCGACGCCCACCAGGCAAGGTTTGTCGGCTACGGCTACACCCTCGTCGACGCCGAACCCGACCTGGCCTCCATCCTCGAAGCCATCCGGGCCGGGCGGACCGCGGCGGGGGGGCGGATGACCCCCCTCAAGTCGTACACCAGGCAGTCCCTGAAGAGTTCGTGGAAGAAGATCAAGGCCAGGATACCCAAATGA
- the truA gene encoding tRNA pseudouridine(38-40) synthase TruA, with translation MRLAFRIGYWGDEFFGSQVQPEVRTVEGDVAEVCRRLGLFDDPREARFSFAGRTDRGVHAAGQVCAFTTAEPERAVAALRYELPADIWTTGWAEVDDWFSPRKEATARTYRYFFDEHPGDTALMDLAAEAFLGEHDFTLLSRRSERNPVRRVHAARVFDEDDFCVFEVTAESFLWNMVRCMASALAAVGRGDENPGWIEEILRGEGERRLPAAPSGGLILADVAYPFPFTPLPPSPKAERALIRREREFTLKKRVSATLHGLSLDLPGEEQVDDELRDLP, from the coding sequence ATGAGGCTTGCCTTCAGGATCGGCTACTGGGGCGATGAGTTCTTCGGCTCCCAGGTGCAGCCCGAGGTCAGGACCGTCGAAGGGGACGTGGCCGAGGTCTGCAGGAGACTCGGACTCTTCGACGATCCACGGGAGGCGCGCTTCTCCTTTGCCGGGAGGACCGACCGCGGTGTCCATGCCGCCGGGCAGGTCTGTGCCTTCACCACCGCCGAGCCCGAACGAGCGGTCGCCGCCCTGCGGTACGAACTCCCGGCAGACATCTGGACCACCGGATGGGCCGAGGTCGATGACTGGTTCAGCCCGAGAAAGGAGGCGACCGCCCGGACATACCGCTACTTTTTCGACGAGCACCCTGGCGACACCGCCCTGATGGACCTGGCGGCAGAGGCGTTTCTCGGCGAGCACGACTTCACCCTCCTCTCCAGACGGAGCGAACGCAACCCGGTGCGCCGGGTGCATGCCGCCAGGGTCTTTGATGAGGACGACTTCTGTGTCTTCGAGGTGACCGCGGAGAGTTTTCTCTGGAACATGGTGCGGTGCATGGCCTCGGCCCTCGCCGCGGTCGGGCGGGGAGACGAGAACCCCGGATGGATCGAGGAGATCCTCAGGGGAGAGGGGGAGAGACGTCTCCCTGCCGCACCGTCGGGCGGTCTGATCCTCGCGGACGTCGCATATCCCTTCCCCTTCACTCCCCTCCCTCCATCACCGAAGGCAGAACGGGCTCTTATCAGGCGAGAAAGAGAGTTCACGTTGAAAAAAAGAGTGAGTGCAACCCTACATGGGCTGAGCCTGGATCTCCCGGGGGAGGAGCAGGTTGATGATGAACTCAGGGATCTGCCGTGA